Proteins encoded within one genomic window of Fusarium musae strain F31 chromosome 4, whole genome shotgun sequence:
- a CDS encoding hypothetical protein (EggNog:ENOG41), with translation MPLPLVLISNPIDLGKIKLGNLVPNVSQPHIDAFEPITLPEDAIHVSEQLDFRTRIEQNKGSTLEATLTQLLSGSWNNSHAHVLNLSACKAMCYEVKSPLAFFKEIISQDRTRLRLQDAIGNGHKMYVITALRTVINAEVSQSISTSKDISTGVGVPLGAILAGGIDPTGGLADIQGNIGRGNSAQQTQVYAVGYRRIGFKWFASKRIDSAFLDVKNRWKVMGEEMMGDEDEDEEDIIEADLEETLDDDDIGGVETISY, from the exons ATGCCATTACCACTCGTACTCATCAGTAATCCTATTGATTTGGGGAAAATCAAGCTTGGCAACCTAGTGCCTAACGTCAGTCAGCCTCATATCGACGCCTTTGAGCCAATCACCCTACCAGAGGATGCAATACACGTGTCTGAGCAGCTAGACTTCCGAACACGCATTGAACAAAACAAAGGATCAACCTTGGAGGCCACTCTTACTCAGCTTCTTTCGGGGTCTTGGAACAACTCTCATGCGCATGTGCTCAATCTTTCGGCGTGCAAGGCCATGTGCTATGAGGTCAAGAGTCCTCTCGCCTTCTTCAAAGAGATCATATCTCAAGATCGCACGCGACTGAGATTACAAGACGCCATCGGCAACGGCCACAAGATGTACGTGATCACTGCTCTTCGGACTGTGATAAACGCTGAGGTATCCCAATCAATCTCGACCTCGAAGGATATTTCTACAGGGGTTGGTGTTCCACTGGGCGCCATCCTAGCAGGCGGTATCGACCCTACAGGTGGACTGGCGGATATACAAGGAAATATAGGGAGGGGCAACAGCGCACAGCAGACACAG GTGTATGCTGTTGGCTACAGACGTATTGGATTCAAGTGGTTTGCTAGCAAAAGAATCGACAGCGCTTTCTTGGATGTCAAGAATAGGTGGAAGGTCATGGGTGAGGAGATGATGGgtgatgaggacgaagatgaggaggacatCATCGAGGCGGACTTGGAGGAGACactcgacgatgatgacattGGCGGAGTTGAGACAATATCGTATTGA
- a CDS encoding hypothetical protein (EggNog:ENOG41): protein MVTLDGTAAIFFGNRSTAAIARVEGTPAYKDFMLRQNTSFAASDRSGDLQSPVFQLWGHNGGLRVQNKTTEETDKAALEPVLRGLKAAVEAYLGNSICFVQVAVSVEERNHDYLGNIVTEVVRQIGLVEIWAERPYPPALALFSKWLHEGDFGEPDSLLLVTDNSEYGFDLALIYQEEGLVQSLRRNYHPYTGTENATDKASLLQHALQEIIKPPFVYDFYGIQVPQTINELVIYGDSIWDPDFRKTLDATLDTRLIRGAYQ, encoded by the exons ATGG TAACCCTCGATGGAACCgcggccatcttcttcggaaATCGCTCAACTGCAGCTATCGCGAGAGTAGAAGGTACACCAGCATACAAGGACTTCATGCTACGACAGAATACTTCGTTTGCAGCATCGGACCGGTCGGGGGATCTACAGAGCCCAGTATTCCAGCTATGGGGCCACAATGGAGGACTCCGGGTACAGAACAAAACCACCGAGGAAACGGATAAAGCCGCACTGGAGCCGGTACTGAGAGGTCTAAAGGCAGCGGTCGAGGCATACCTTGGCAACTCTATATGTTTCGTCCAAGTCGCTGTGTCTGTGGAAGAGAGAAACCATGACTACCTCGGTAATATTGTTACTGAAGTAGTCCGACAGATCGGGCTTGTGGAAATCTGGGCTGAGCGACCTTACCCTCCTGCACTTGCTCTTTTTAGCAAGTGGTTGCACGAAGGCGATTTCGGTGAACCTGATAGTCTCCTTCTTGTCACCGATAACAGCGAATATGGTTTTGACCTCGCTTTGATCTACCAGGAGGAAGGCTTAGTGCAATCTCTCCGCCGCAATTATCATCCTTATACTGGAACTGAAAACGCTACTGATAAGGCGTCATTGCTCCAGCATGCCCTCCAAGAGATTATTAAACCCCCATTCGTCTACGACTTTTACGGTATACAAGTGCCACAGACTATCAATGAACTTGTAATCTACGGCGATAGTATCTGGGATCCTGACTTTCGAAAGACTCTGGATGCGACTCTCGACACACGTCTCATTCGAGGTGCATACCAAC
- a CDS encoding hypothetical protein (EggNog:ENOG41) gives MTWLKQRKSESGGGATRSSTNADTYAWLANCLYFFQVTKVFPKPPRYEQKDKEATIMSLGDIQPNATDEEL, from the exons ATGACTTGG CTTAAACAACGCAAATCCGAATCCGGAGGTGGAGCGACACGATCAAGCACAAACGCTGACACCTACGCATGGCTCGCCAATTGTTTATATTTCTTCCAAGTGACCAAGGTGTTTCCGAAGCCACCGAGATACGAGCAGAAAGACAAGGAAGCTACTATCATGAGCCTTGGCGATATTCAACCAAATGCCACAGACGAGGAGCTGTGA
- a CDS encoding hypothetical protein (EggNog:ENOG41) gives MLSQANFSDISYVSNPTNAIRWTNEWDNMDGTIERGYGGKSIFFAENKTMPDRARVKQYGRLLASIRINGAILTNPYGVQIGLALNFASPQLLGGLSTFDPLEPSVISWWEDVTNKIYHEIPNFAGYLVKANSEGQPGPLTYNRTLAQGANLFGDVLKPHGGIVLFRTFVYEMLNITDWKADRSAEAYNAFQGLDGKFHDNIVLQMKYGPLDFQVREPAHPLFGYFKNANAGIELQIAQEYLGQQAHTVYLAPLWKEILDTDLRVDDEPSFVRDIISGKRFNRRIGAFSGVANVGMSQTWTGSHLSMSNLYAFGRLAWDPTDDPEVIIKSWSHLTFGLHPQVTDIVTRIAMESWPAYLNYSSGDLGLPTLTDVTNNHFGPNVRAGDDNPYGIWTRSDSFSIGMDRTVSNGTGFSGQYPPALAKKFEHIETTPTNMILWYHHVNYTHKLPTGKTVIQHMYDAHYAGAETAHTFPKIWMGAQRYVDEERFKSVLFQLTFQAGHSIVWRDSIVDYYHNLTGIPDEAGRAGHYPWRIEAEAMSYSGYKTAVLDPIESASNATALETIGNSTVATASTKLDFEPGRYDIAVVYFDILGGTSQWEAYLNGKLLGKWVGNLETTLSRAATTEPDGASKARITFPNVQIKQGDIFKVVGKADGAELAPLDFVAFLPQGIID, from the exons ATGCTTTCCCAAGCCAACTTCTCAGACATCTCCTACGTCTCCAATCCGACCAACGCTATCCGATGGACCAACGAGTGGGATAACATGGATGGTACTATTGAACGTGGCTATGGAGGCAaatccatcttcttcgcagAAAACAAGACCATGCCTGACAGGGCCCGCGTGAAGCAGTACGGTCGGTTACTTGCATCAATACGTATAAACGGTGCCATCCTGACAAAC CCGTACGGCGTGCAGATTGGCCTTGCGCTCAACTTTGCTTCCCCGCAGCTTTTGGGTGGGCTATCGACGTTCGATCCGCTAGAGCCATCTGTTATCTCCTGGTGGGAAGACGTCACAAACAAGATCTATCATGAGATTCCAAACTTTGCAGGATACCTTGTCAAGGCGAACTCAGAAGGACAACCAGGACCACTCACCTACAACCGCACGCTGGCCCAGGGAGCTAATCTCTTCGGCGATGTCCTCAAACCGCATGGCGGAATCGTCCTATTCCGCACGTTTGTGTATGAGATGCTCAATATCACCGACTGGAAAGCAGATCGTTCTGCAGAAGCGTACAACGCGTTCCAGGGTCTCGATGGAAAGTTCCATGATAATATTGTCCTCCAAATGAAGTACGGTCCACTTGATTTCCAAGTCCGGGAACCTGCACATCCCTTATTTGGGTACTTCAAGAACGCCAACGCTGGTATTGAACTCCAGATCGCACAAGAGTATCTGGGACAGCAAGCGCATACGGTCTACTTGGCTCCTCTCTGGAAAGAGATATTAGATACTGATCTtcgtgttgatgatgagccatcGTTTGTGCGAGACATCATCTCGGGGAAGCGGTTCAACCGTCGCATCGGAGCGTTTTCGGGCGTAGCGAATGTGGGGATGAGTCAGACGTGGACTGGTAGCCATCTTTCCATGTCCAACCTTTACGCGTTTGGCCGCTTGGCCTGGGACCCGACCGATGATCCCGAAGTAATTATCAAATCATGGAGCCATCTGACTTTCGGTCTTCATCCCCAAGTCACAGATATCGTCACGCGCATCGCCATGGAATCGTGGCCAGCATATCTGAACTACAGTAGTGGAGACCTGGGACTGCCAACCCTTACAGATGTCACGAATAACCACTTCGGGCCAAATGTTCGTGCTGGCGATGACAACCCTTATGGCATTTGGACTCGTTCTGATTCATTCTCTATCGGTATGGATCGCACTGTGTCGAACGGTACAGGCTTCTCTGGTCAATACCCCCCCGCACTTGCGAAGAAATTCGAACACATAGAAACCACACCGACAAACATGATCTTATGGTATCACCACGTCAACTACACACACAAGCTTCCAACTGGAAAAACGGTGATCCAACATATGTACGATGCTCATTATGCTGGGGCCGAAACGGCGCATACTTTTCCGAAGATTTGGATGGGAGCTCAAAGatatgttgatgaagaacgcTTCAAGTCTGTACTTTTCCAGCTCACTTTCCAAGCCGGCCATTCGATCGTATGGAGAGACTCCATAGTGGACTATTATCACAACCTTACAGGGATCCCTGATGAAGCAGGACGTGCTGGACACTATCCATGGCGCATAGAAGCCGAGGCCATGTCTTACAGCGGATACAAGACGGCCGTGTTGGACCCTATTGAGTCTGCCTCTAATGCCACTGCACTCGAAACAATCGGTAACAGTACAGTAGCTACGGCAAGTACAAAACTTGACTTTGAGCCTGGGAGATATGACATCGCAGTCGTATACTTTGATATTCTTGGTGGGACTTCGCAGTGGGAAGCGTACCTGAACGGCAAACTGTTGGGGAAGTGGGTTGGCAATTTGGAAACAACTCTCAGTCGCGCAGCAACGACAGAACCAGATGGTGCCTCCAAAGCGCGTATCACGTTCCCAAACGTGCAAATTAAGCAAGGGGATATCTTCAAGGTCGTAGGAAAGGCGGACGGCGCGGAATTGGCACCTCTTGACTTTGTAGCATTCCTTCCCCAGGGAATTATAGATTGA